The Poseidonibacter antarcticus genome includes a region encoding these proteins:
- a CDS encoding type II toxin-antitoxin system antitoxin SocA domain-containing protein, with translation MNVDMTKVANVILYMLHKKVDHLNDKKLSIMLFLMEYNHLKFCNKKIFNEEFIKNSRNPEPVLLDELFDVIGNNEDLDEEDERLYFIQELLDYIDIEVVERKKFVELRFIKMEEEFDESIFDEDEMKTIHKVVSEYKESSPRTIANACFQIDDFRKVKNGEVII, from the coding sequence TTGAACGTAGATATGACAAAAGTAGCTAATGTAATTTTATATATGTTGCATAAAAAAGTTGATCATTTAAATGATAAGAAATTATCAATTATGCTTTTTTTAATGGAATATAACCATCTTAAATTTTGTAATAAGAAAATATTTAATGAAGAGTTTATAAAAAACTCAAGAAACCCAGAACCTGTATTATTAGATGAATTGTTTGATGTTATTGGAAACAATGAAGATTTAGATGAAGAAGATGAAAGACTTTATTTTATTCAAGAATTATTAGATTATATTGATATTGAAGTTGTTGAAAGAAAGAAATTTGTTGAATTACGATTTATCAAAATGGAAGAAGAATTTGATGAATCAATTTTTGATGAAGATGAAATGAAAACAATTCATAAAGTAGTATCAGAATATAAAGAATCAAGTCCAAGAACAATTGCAAACGCTTGTTTCCAAATTGATGACTTTAGAAAAGTAAAAAATGGTGAAGTTATTATTTAA
- a CDS encoding FKBP-type peptidyl-prolyl cis-trans isomerase: MAIKEKQNVILNYELKINDEIVDTNINKEPIQFVYGSGQIIQGLEDGIKQMNQGETKVIKIPSSKAYGAYDEELSEVVDIKEFEGIDLQIGMILEAQNDKNEVIKATVTEVTNDKVTVDYNHPLAGCDLEFKVIIHSII; the protein is encoded by the coding sequence ATGGCAATTAAAGAAAAACAAAACGTAATTTTAAATTATGAATTAAAAATAAATGATGAAATAGTAGATACAAATATAAATAAAGAACCAATCCAATTCGTTTATGGTTCAGGACAAATAATCCAAGGCCTAGAAGATGGAATAAAACAGATGAATCAAGGTGAAACAAAAGTAATCAAAATACCATCATCAAAAGCTTATGGTGCTTATGATGAAGAACTTAGCGAAGTTGTTGACATAAAAGAATTTGAAGGAATTGATTTACAAATTGGAATGATTTTAGAAGCCCAAAATGACAAAAATGAAGTTATAAAAGCAACAGTTACAGAAGTGACGAATGATAAAGTAACAGTTGATTATAATCATCCTTTAGCAGGATGTGACTTAGAATTTAAAGTTATAATTCATTCTATTATCTAA
- a CDS encoding DCC1-like thiol-disulfide oxidoreductase family protein has product MKIEVYYDKECPFCSFYSKYLDIKENHTLILSNARENIKELEKLKSMGFDIDQGFIVKVDDKKIYQGAQAIIFLNTLSKRKIYFANNTFFRKIVYPFIKFLRKVVLFILRKSVTLLKD; this is encoded by the coding sequence ATGAAAATAGAAGTCTATTATGATAAAGAGTGTCCATTTTGTAGTTTTTATTCTAAATATTTAGATATAAAAGAAAATCATACACTTATTTTATCAAATGCTAGAGAAAATATAAAAGAGCTAGAAAAACTAAAATCAATGGGATTTGATATTGATCAAGGATTTATTGTAAAAGTTGATGATAAAAAAATTTATCAAGGAGCACAGGCTATTATTTTTTTAAATACTCTTTCAAAAAGAAAGATTTATTTTGCAAATAACACTTTTTTTAGAAAAATAGTTTATCCCTTTATCAAATTTCTTAGAAAAGTTGTGTTATTTATTCTTAGAAAAAGTGTCACTTTACTAAAAGATTAA
- a CDS encoding CGNR zinc finger domain-containing protein — MKSFLLIGEHYITDFINTQFTPHGEIVENFESFCDIKDWFLKVGLLDEKRLNNIKENELYFKELIDYRTLVRNSFKDYIKEQISLDKLIKTTNNILLKAKVHPQIINENDSFVLEYIPNASKYNELLTKIAIELIKLLNSKEFKYLKKCDNHKCSLYFIDTSRNHSRRWCSMEICGNRSKVSNFVKRKKDLIK, encoded by the coding sequence ATTAAATCATTTTTACTTATAGGTGAACATTACATTACAGATTTTATAAATACTCAATTTACTCCACATGGTGAGATTGTAGAGAACTTTGAAAGTTTTTGCGATATAAAAGATTGGTTTTTGAAAGTAGGTTTATTAGATGAAAAAAGATTAAATAATATAAAAGAGAATGAGCTATATTTTAAAGAATTAATTGATTATAGAACATTAGTAAGAAATAGTTTTAAAGATTATATAAAAGAACAAATATCTTTAGATAAGTTAATAAAAACAACAAATAACATACTTTTAAAAGCAAAAGTTCACCCTCAAATTATTAATGAAAATGATTCTTTTGTATTAGAATATATTCCAAATGCAAGTAAATACAATGAACTTTTAACAAAAATTGCAATAGAACTTATCAAACTTTTGAACTCAAAAGAGTTTAAATATCTTAAAAAATGTGATAATCACAAATGTTCTTTATACTTTATTGATACTTCAAGAAATCATTCTAGACGTTGGTGTAGTATGGAAATATGCGGAAATCGTTCAAAAGTTAGTAACTTTGTTAAAAGGAAAAAAGATTTAATAAAATGA
- a CDS encoding VOC family protein, whose product MKVGHVGINVSNMEKSKEFYLNLFGFDVLFEETLEDKKYMFLGKDGEIIVTLWEQANKEFSNSTAGLHHLAFLVDSVEELKAFEQKLDDNKITKIYKGIVSHCEGASSGGVFFIDPDGVRLEVCIADGINDCNPSHSDHSSCGFF is encoded by the coding sequence ATGAAAGTTGGACACGTAGGAATAAATGTAAGTAATATGGAAAAGTCAAAAGAGTTTTATCTGAATCTATTTGGATTTGATGTATTGTTTGAAGAAACACTAGAAGATAAAAAATATATGTTTTTAGGTAAAGATGGTGAAATAATTGTAACTTTATGGGAACAAGCAAATAAAGAATTTTCAAATTCTACAGCAGGACTTCATCATTTGGCTTTTTTAGTTGATAGTGTAGAAGAATTAAAAGCATTTGAACAAAAATTAGATGATAATAAAATTACAAAAATATACAAAGGTATAGTATCTCATTGTGAAGGTGCAAGTTCTGGTGGTGTATTCTTTATAGACCCAGATGGTGTAAGACTTGAAGTTTGTATTGCAGATGGAATTAATGATTGTAATCCAAGTCATAGTGATCATTCATCATGTGGTTTTTTCTAG
- a CDS encoding pyridoxamine 5'-phosphate oxidase family protein, translating to MNTVFHEGEYHIQEIMGVRKSSDTLSSMIKDNIPPIASKFLKDLNFCIITISTKKDDLFTYTVYNHNNFIEIVNQSQISINLENHSYIPKEFYNIKNINIGMIGLNFEKAMRIRINGKGKIKSNKLYLSIDEIYSNCPKHIKRRVLQEDTKILENQTIQKGRKLNEEIINIISNIDTFFIATSHKEKGLDVSHKGGNKGFLKVLETNQLAFKDVPGNNLYNTIGNIYTNPNINIFFIDFKNYDTYHIKGIASIKEIQVENKKRLLITITCKEIIINKNSFNLIYSDDYL from the coding sequence ATGAATACTGTATTTCATGAAGGTGAATATCATATACAAGAGATAATGGGAGTTAGGAAATCTTCTGACACATTATCTTCCATGATAAAAGATAATATTCCGCCTATTGCATCTAAGTTTTTAAAAGATTTAAACTTTTGTATAATCACAATAAGTACAAAAAAAGATGATTTATTTACATACACTGTATATAATCATAATAATTTTATTGAAATAGTAAATCAATCACAAATATCAATAAATTTAGAAAATCATTCATATATTCCAAAAGAGTTTTACAATATAAAAAATATAAATATTGGAATGATTGGATTAAATTTTGAAAAAGCAATGCGTATTAGAATAAATGGAAAAGGAAAAATAAAGAGTAATAAACTATATCTTTCAATAGATGAGATATATTCAAACTGTCCTAAGCATATAAAAAGAAGAGTTTTACAAGAAGATACAAAGATATTAGAGAATCAAACTATTCAAAAAGGAAGAAAATTAAATGAAGAAATAATAAATATAATCTCAAATATTGATACTTTTTTTATAGCAACATCACATAAAGAAAAAGGTTTAGATGTTTCACATAAGGGCGGTAATAAAGGCTTTTTAAAAGTATTAGAAACAAATCAATTAGCATTTAAAGATGTCCCAGGAAATAATTTATATAATACTATTGGAAATATTTATACTAATCCAAATATAAATATATTCTTTATAGATTTTAAAAACTATGATACTTATCATATAAAAGGAATTGCTAGTATAAAAGAAATTCAAGTTGAGAATAAAAAAAGATTGTTAATAACAATAACTTGTAAAGAAATAATCATAAATAAAAATAGTTTTAATCTAATTTATTCAGATGATTATCTATAA
- a CDS encoding transcriptional antiterminator Rof, with translation MYNPISCEFFDQLNVAMQRKIPSTIVYLKDEETKETVKGIVLTMEVKDGIEYMILKSSEKIRLDTVLTFNGKKHREE, from the coding sequence ATGTATAACCCAATATCATGCGAATTTTTTGACCAATTAAATGTAGCAATGCAAAGAAAAATACCTTCAACAATTGTTTATTTAAAAGATGAAGAAACAAAAGAAACAGTAAAAGGAATAGTTTTAACAATGGAAGTAAAAGATGGAATAGAATATATGATTTTAAAATCTAGTGAAAAAATAAGATTAGATACTGTGCTTACTTTTAATGGAAAAAAACATAGAGAAGAATAA
- a CDS encoding EthD family reductase yields MIKVSVLYPNTDDLVFDKEYYINKHVALVSERLGDALKNAQVDFGIAGGTPDSKAAFVVMTHMTFDSLESFQESFGPHSDEILSDIANFTNCQPQLQISEIKI; encoded by the coding sequence ATGATTAAAGTAAGCGTACTATACCCAAATACAGATGATTTAGTATTTGATAAAGAATATTATATTAATAAACATGTTGCTTTGGTATCTGAAAGATTAGGTGATGCTCTAAAAAATGCTCAAGTTGATTTTGGAATTGCAGGAGGGACTCCTGATTCAAAAGCTGCTTTTGTAGTTATGACTCATATGACTTTTGACTCTCTAGAATCATTTCAAGAATCATTTGGACCACATTCTGATGAAATTCTTTCAGATATTGCTAATTTTACAAATTGCCAACCACAACTTCAAATTAGTGAAATTAAAATTTAA
- the guaB gene encoding IMP dehydrogenase: MRIRKRALTFEDVLLVPAKSEVLPREVCLKTMLTKTIGLNVPFISAAMDTVTEFEAAIAMARLGGIGIIHKNMDIKTQAMQVRKVKRSESGMITDPITIKKDQSLQDAEDIMASYKISGIPVIDDNNSLLGIITNRDMRFTKDFTKVIADKMTHSPLITAIKGTTLEEAAEIMHANKIEKLPIVDDANKLIGLITIKDINKKREHPNACKDTFGRLRVGAAIGVGQLDRATALVEAGVDVLVMDSAHGHSKGILDSVTAIKKALNVEIIAGNVATAEGTKALIDAGADGVKVGIGPGSICTTRIVAGVGVPQISAIDECAAEGAKYGVPIIADGGIKYSGDVAKALAVGASSVMMGSALAGTDESPGELILYQGRKFKTYRGMGSIGAMTKGSTDRYFQEGTAADKLVPEGIEGRVAYRGSIADIIHQMVGGLRSSMGYLGSADIKIFQETAEFVEITSAGLKESHVHDVTITNEAPNYHV, from the coding sequence ATGAGAATAAGAAAAAGAGCATTGACATTTGAAGATGTTTTATTAGTACCAGCAAAATCAGAAGTTTTACCAAGAGAAGTATGTTTAAAAACGATGTTAACAAAAACAATTGGGTTAAACGTACCTTTTATATCTGCTGCTATGGATACAGTTACTGAATTTGAAGCTGCAATTGCAATGGCAAGACTTGGTGGAATTGGTATTATTCATAAAAATATGGATATTAAAACTCAAGCAATGCAAGTTAGAAAAGTAAAAAGATCAGAATCAGGAATGATTACAGATCCAATTACAATTAAAAAAGATCAATCTCTACAAGATGCTGAAGATATTATGGCATCTTATAAAATCTCAGGTATTCCTGTAATTGATGATAATAACTCTTTATTAGGTATTATTACAAATAGAGATATGAGATTTACAAAAGATTTTACAAAAGTTATTGCTGATAAAATGACTCATTCTCCATTAATTACTGCTATTAAAGGTACTACTTTAGAAGAAGCTGCAGAAATTATGCATGCAAATAAAATTGAAAAATTACCTATTGTTGATGATGCTAATAAATTAATTGGTTTAATCACAATTAAAGATATTAATAAAAAAAGAGAACATCCAAATGCTTGTAAAGATACTTTTGGTAGATTAAGAGTAGGTGCTGCTATTGGTGTTGGACAACTTGATCGTGCAACTGCATTAGTTGAAGCTGGTGTTGATGTATTAGTTATGGATTCTGCGCATGGACATTCAAAAGGTATTTTAGATTCAGTTACTGCTATTAAAAAAGCATTAAATGTTGAAATCATAGCTGGGAATGTTGCAACTGCTGAAGGTACAAAAGCGCTTATTGATGCAGGAGCTGATGGGGTTAAAGTTGGTATCGGTCCTGGTTCTATTTGTACTACTAGAATCGTAGCAGGTGTTGGTGTTCCCCAAATTTCTGCAATTGATGAATGTGCAGCTGAAGGTGCTAAATATGGTGTTCCAATTATTGCTGACGGTGGAATTAAATACTCTGGTGATGTTGCAAAAGCATTAGCAGTTGGTGCATCTTCTGTTATGATGGGTTCAGCATTAGCTGGAACTGATGAATCTCCTGGTGAATTAATTTTATACCAAGGAAGAAAGTTCAAAACTTATAGAGGAATGGGTTCTATTGGAGCTATGACAAAAGGAAGTACTGATAGATATTTCCAAGAAGGAACAGCTGCTGATAAACTTGTGCCTGAAGGTATTGAAGGTAGAGTTGCTTATAGAGGTTCTATTGCTGATATTATTCATCAAATGGTTGGTGGATTAAGATCATCAATGGGTTACTTAGGTTCTGCTGATATTAAAATCTTCCAAGAAACTGCTGAGTTTGTTGAAATTACATCTGCTGGACTTAAAGAGTCTCATGTTCATGATGTAACAATTACAAATGAAGCACCAAATTACCACGTTTAA
- the gatA gene encoding Asp-tRNA(Asn)/Glu-tRNA(Gln) amidotransferase subunit GatA: MVTLKEALTLSSDDIKNLRDDLSTKIKENNIGAYVEQLTSTDISTTGSGIPIAIKDNINVKNWEITCSSNILKGYISPYNATVINNLEKAGLSPFGRANMDEFAMGSSTETSCYGKTLNPIDNNKVPGGSSGGSAAAVAAGIAIAALGTDTGGSIRQPAAYCGVVGMKPTYGRVSRYGITAYSSSLDQCGPITQNVEDAAILYDIISGHDPMDSTSANVDYEAITPKLDSDKKLTIAVIDNFIEQASPAIKNAFTKAIEALEAHGHKIIHKNMLDTGKILSSYYIVATAEASANLSRMDGVRFGNRKGNGSLKDMYIQTKSQGFGDEVQKRIMLGSFVLSSGYYDAYYIKAQKVRHLIKDEYEEIFKDADLILSPVAPTTAPEFGSFKTSLEMYLSDIYTISVNLAGLPAISIPVDKDENGMPVGLQLIGPAFNEQTMFDGALSLEKAVNYKK; this comes from the coding sequence TTGGTAACACTAAAAGAAGCACTTACTCTAAGTAGTGACGATATAAAAAATTTAAGAGATGATTTAAGTACAAAAATAAAAGAAAATAATATTGGTGCATATGTTGAACAGTTAACTTCAACCGATATTTCTACTACTGGTTCAGGAATACCAATTGCCATTAAAGATAATATTAATGTTAAAAATTGGGAAATTACTTGTTCTAGTAATATCTTAAAAGGCTATATTTCACCATATAATGCGACAGTAATCAATAATTTAGAAAAAGCAGGATTAAGTCCATTTGGTCGTGCTAATATGGATGAATTTGCTATGGGAAGTTCAACTGAAACTTCTTGTTATGGTAAAACTTTAAATCCAATTGATAATAATAAAGTTCCAGGTGGAAGTTCAGGTGGAAGTGCTGCAGCAGTTGCTGCTGGTATTGCTATAGCTGCTTTAGGAACTGATACGGGTGGATCAATCAGACAACCTGCTGCTTATTGTGGTGTAGTTGGAATGAAGCCTACTTATGGAAGAGTTTCAAGATATGGTATTACAGCATATTCATCTTCTTTAGATCAATGTGGCCCTATTACTCAAAATGTAGAAGATGCAGCTATTTTATATGATATTATTTCAGGTCATGATCCAATGGATTCTACTTCTGCAAATGTTGATTATGAAGCTATAACTCCTAAACTTGATTCAGATAAAAAGTTAACAATTGCAGTGATCGATAACTTTATTGAACAAGCTAGTCCTGCTATTAAAAATGCATTTACAAAAGCTATTGAAGCATTAGAAGCTCATGGACATAAAATTATTCATAAAAATATGCTTGATACAGGGAAAATACTTTCTTCTTATTATATTGTTGCAACTGCAGAAGCATCAGCAAACCTTTCTAGAATGGATGGTGTACGATTTGGAAATAGAAAAGGTAATGGTAGTTTAAAAGATATGTATATTCAAACTAAATCGCAAGGATTTGGAGATGAAGTACAAAAAAGAATTATGCTAGGTTCTTTTGTATTAAGTTCTGGTTATTATGATGCATATTATATTAAAGCACAAAAAGTTAGACATTTAATAAAAGATGAATATGAAGAGATTTTTAAAGATGCTGATTTAATTCTATCACCAGTTGCTCCAACAACTGCACCAGAATTTGGTAGTTTTAAAACATCACTTGAAATGTATTTAAGTGATATTTATACAATCTCGGTTAACTTAGCTGGATTACCTGCTATTTCTATACCTGTAGATAAAGATGAAAATGGAATGCCAGTTGGGCTTCAATTAATTGGACCTGCTTTTAATGAGCAAACAATGTTTGACGGAGCTTTATCATTAGAAAAAGCTGTTAATTACAAAAAATAA
- the rplQ gene encoding 50S ribosomal protein L17 produces the protein MRHKHGYRKLSRTSSHRKALLKNMAIAIIEREKIETTVPKAKELQRYIERLVTTARNADLNTHRQVFAALQSKEATKKLINEIAPKYEARNGGYTSIIKTRIRRGDATQMAFISFV, from the coding sequence ATGAGACATAAGCACGGATATAGAAAGTTAAGTAGAACTTCTTCTCACAGAAAAGCATTGTTAAAAAATATGGCAATTGCGATTATCGAAAGAGAAAAGATTGAAACAACTGTTCCAAAAGCAAAAGAATTACAAAGATATATTGAAAGATTAGTAACTACTGCTAGAAATGCAGATTTAAATACTCATAGACAAGTATTTGCTGCATTACAAAGTAAAGAAGCTACTAAAAAATTAATTAATGAAATTGCACCAAAGTATGAAGCTAGAAATGGTGGATATACTTCAATTATTAAAACAAGAATTAGAAGAGGTGATGCTACTCAAATGGCATTCATTTCATTCGTATAA
- a CDS encoding DNA-directed RNA polymerase subunit alpha, whose translation MKKFADTPFLPTEVEIETINDNEAKISAYPFESGFAITLAHPLRRLLLSSSVGYAPIAVKIEGASHEFDSLRGMLEDIAIFIINLKNIKFKINSEAEQVVVEYSFDGPKEIKGEDLINSDVEVVSPDVHLATINADCNLTFSVIIQKGIGYMPSEDTRDIVGPDYIPVDAFFTPVKKVVYGIEKMLVEDNPNFEKAVFNVQTNGQISPITAFKEAVSVMYAQMSVFNKVFDLSEVTVSDAGEEPVELKDLVIKIDDLNLSARSFNSLDRAGLKFLGELVLMSEVEVKNIKNLGKKSYDEIAEKLESLGFPVEDTLPENVASALRRKLEQLKA comes from the coding sequence ATGAAAAAGTTTGCAGACACACCGTTTTTACCAACAGAAGTTGAGATCGAAACTATCAATGATAATGAAGCAAAGATTTCTGCATATCCATTTGAAAGTGGTTTTGCAATAACTTTGGCACACCCTTTAAGAAGACTTCTTTTAAGTTCTTCAGTTGGTTACGCACCAATTGCAGTAAAAATTGAAGGTGCTTCTCACGAGTTTGACTCGTTAAGAGGGATGCTAGAAGATATAGCTATTTTTATTATTAATCTAAAAAATATTAAATTTAAAATTAATAGTGAAGCAGAACAAGTAGTAGTAGAATATTCTTTTGATGGTCCAAAAGAAATTAAAGGTGAAGACTTAATCAACTCTGATGTTGAAGTAGTTTCTCCTGATGTTCACTTAGCTACTATTAACGCGGATTGTAATTTAACATTCTCTGTTATTATTCAAAAAGGTATAGGTTATATGCCTTCTGAAGATACTAGAGATATTGTTGGACCTGATTATATTCCAGTTGATGCTTTTTTTACTCCAGTAAAAAAAGTAGTTTATGGTATTGAAAAAATGTTAGTTGAAGATAATCCTAACTTTGAAAAAGCTGTATTTAATGTACAAACAAATGGACAAATTTCTCCAATAACTGCTTTTAAAGAAGCAGTTTCTGTTATGTATGCTCAAATGTCAGTATTTAATAAAGTATTTGATTTATCAGAAGTAACAGTTAGTGATGCAGGTGAAGAACCAGTAGAACTAAAAGATTTAGTTATCAAAATTGATGACTTAAATTTAAGTGCTAGATCATTCAACTCTTTAGATAGAGCTGGACTAAAATTCTTAGGTGAATTAGTACTTATGAGTGAAGTTGAAGTTAAAAATATCAAAAACTTAGGAAAAAAATCTTATGATGAAATAGCTGAAAAGCTTGAATCACTTGGTTTCCCAGTTGAAGATACACTTCCAGAAAATGTTGCTTCTGCGTTAAGAAGAAAATTAGAGCAACTTAAAGCATAA
- the rpsD gene encoding 30S ribosomal protein S4 — protein sequence MARYRGPVEKIERRLDADLGLKGERRLNGKSALEKRPFAPGQHGQRRTKISEYGLQLREKQKAKFMYGVSEKQFRKYFKKASTTEGNTGSNLITSIEQRLDNVVYRMGFATTRANARQFTTHGHVLVDGKKVDIPSYVVKPGQKIEIKEKSKSNPQVVRALELTNQTGLVDWVDVDTTKAFGIFTRIPTREEVVIPVEERLIVELYSK from the coding sequence ATGGCTAGATATAGAGGACCAGTAGAAAAAATCGAGAGAAGACTTGATGCAGACCTTGGATTAAAGGGTGAGAGAAGACTTAACGGAAAATCTGCTTTAGAAAAAAGACCATTTGCTCCAGGACAACACGGACAAAGAAGAACTAAAATTTCTGAGTACGGTTTACAATTAAGAGAAAAACAAAAAGCTAAGTTTATGTATGGTGTTTCTGAAAAACAATTCAGAAAATACTTCAAAAAAGCTTCAACAACTGAAGGTAATACAGGGTCAAACTTAATTACTTCAATTGAGCAAAGATTAGATAATGTTGTTTATAGAATGGGATTTGCTACAACTAGAGCAAATGCTAGACAATTTACAACTCATGGACATGTTTTAGTAGACGGTAAAAAAGTTGATATTCCTTCTTACGTTGTAAAACCTGGACAAAAAATTGAAATTAAAGAAAAATCTAAATCTAACCCACAAGTAGTTAGAGCTTTAGAATTAACAAATCAAACTGGTTTAGTTGATTGGGTTGATGTTGATACAACTAAAGCATTTGGTATTTTTACTAGAATTCCTACAAGAGAAGAAGTAGTTATTCCAGTTGAAGAAAGATTAATCGTAGAGTTATATTCTAAGTAA
- the rpsK gene encoding 30S ribosomal protein S11 — MAKRKVTRKKVVRKNIADGIVHIAATFNNTMVTVTDSVGNAIAWSSAGNLGFKGSKKSTPFAAQAATEDAVAKAMEHGIKNVGIKIQGPGSGRDTAVKAVGAIEGIRVTWLKDVTPLPHNGCRPPKRRRV; from the coding sequence ATGGCAAAAAGAAAAGTTACTAGAAAAAAAGTTGTAAGAAAAAATATTGCTGACGGTATCGTACATATTGCGGCAACTTTTAATAATACTATGGTTACAGTTACAGACAGCGTAGGTAATGCTATTGCATGGTCAAGTGCTGGAAACTTAGGATTCAAAGGTTCTAAAAAATCTACTCCATTTGCTGCTCAAGCTGCAACTGAAGATGCTGTTGCTAAAGCTATGGAACACGGAATTAAAAACGTTGGTATTAAAATTCAAGGACCAGGATCTGGTAGAGACACTGCAGTTAAAGCTGTTGGTGCAATTGAAGGTATCAGAGTTACATGGTTAAAGGATGTTACACCATTACCACATAATGGTTGTAGACCTCCTAAAAGAAGAAGAGTGTAA
- the rpsM gene encoding 30S ribosomal protein S13 produces MARIAGVDLPNKKRMEYALTYVFGIGLYNSRLILDAVGIDRNKRAHELTEDEAAAIRQEIHKSYEVEGDLRKKVAMDIKSLMDLGSYRGLRHRKGLPCRGQKTKTNARTRKGKKKTVGAAAK; encoded by the coding sequence ATGGCAAGAATCGCAGGTGTTGATTTACCAAATAAAAAAAGAATGGAATATGCATTAACGTATGTTTTCGGAATAGGGCTATATAACTCAAGATTAATTTTAGATGCTGTTGGAATCGATAGAAACAAAAGAGCACACGAATTAACTGAAGATGAAGCTGCAGCAATTAGACAAGAAATTCACAAGAGCTATGAAGTTGAAGGTGATCTTAGAAAAAAAGTTGCTATGGATATTAAATCATTAATGGACTTAGGTTCATACAGAGGTTTAAGACATAGAAAAGGTTTACCATGTAGAGGGCAAAAAACTAAAACTAATGCTCGAACTAGAAAAGGTAAAAAGAAAACTGTTGGCGCAGCAGCGAAGTAA
- the rpmJ gene encoding 50S ribosomal protein L36 — protein sequence MKVRASVKKMCDKCKIVKRRGVVRVICETKKHKQRQG from the coding sequence ATGAAAGTTAGAGCTTCAGTAAAGAAGATGTGTGACAAATGTAAAATTGTTAAAAGAAGAGGTGTCGTAAGAGTAATTTGCGAAACTAAAAAACACAAACAAAGACAAGGATAA
- a CDS encoding HIT family protein: MSEIYKNSLIKVEIENSEIPWLKVFTQKDIKEFSQCDNETKIEIFRCLDIIEKEMLDYFKPAKINIASFGNYVPHVHFHIMARFEEDSYFPEPMWGKLQREAKLDLPSFKDFFEIVKNKL, translated from the coding sequence ATGTCAGAAATTTACAAAAACTCATTAATAAAAGTTGAAATAGAAAATAGTGAGATTCCATGGCTAAAAGTATTTACACAAAAAGATATAAAAGAGTTTTCTCAATGTGATAATGAAACAAAAATAGAAATATTTAGATGTTTAGATATTATTGAAAAAGAGATGTTGGATTATTTTAAACCTGCAAAAATAAACATAGCTTCATTTGGAAATTATGTTCCTCATGTTCATTTTCATATTATGGCAAGATTTGAAGAAGATTCATATTTTCCTGAACCTATGTGGGGAAAACTTCAAAGAGAAGCAAAACTTGATTTGCCCTCTTTTAAAGATTTCTTTGAAATTGTTAAAAATAAGTTATAA